The Bactrocera dorsalis isolate Fly_Bdor chromosome 2, ASM2337382v1, whole genome shotgun sequence region gagaagcaaagtcctctctcgacaaacaaaaaccaaactctataagtcactcataattcccgtcctgctatatggtgcagaggcctggacgatgtcaacaacagatgagtcgacgttgcgagttttcgagagaaaagttctgcgaaagatttatggtcttttgcgcgttggccacggcgaatatcgcattcgatggaacgatgagctgtacgagatatacaacgacattgacatagttcagcgaattaaaagacagcggctacgctggctaggtcatgttgtccggatggacgaaaacactccagctctgaaagtattcgacgcagtacccgccgcgggaagcagatgaagaggaagacctccactccgttggaaggaccaagtggagaaggacctggcttcgcttggaatatccaattggcgccacgttgcgaaaagaaacgactggcgtgcggttgttaactcggctataatcgcataagcggtgtccacgccaattaagaagaagatatctatctcgattagttttaagtgataaaAGCAACTGTTGAGtgatgtatgcacatacatacatacatatgtatatcacttTGTGCAAAATGTTGCGATTACAAATTACTTGTTATGGGAATTTAAATCACTGATTATTGCCCGATTTTGACGACGAAAAATGAACATGTGCTTAATCTAAAACTTAGATCGCCAAAAAAAACCTAGATCCGGCTGTTGTGGAAATCAAGTggtggagtcaaaccaccacccattgcagacaaCGAACTCGAGTTTCCACGAGAATCTGGAGTGACTCTTGCACAGCTTTGTCCTGGATACTATTGCTACTTATCCAGATCGACCATgacataccaaatatatgtatgtccgcatgactctaaccacctCCTTGCGTGCCCAGCTAACCTTACACATCTAACAGCCCTCTCCCTATGGTCCAACGAAACGGCACATATCcgtcgatgacaacttatctgacCTTACCAcctttttcgtttcttttctGCTAGGAGGACTAGCGGAATCGGCCGGCcgatatcacatacatatgtttattattaataaaatcagtCAACCCAATTTAATGTACATGCTgcctgaaaaaataaaaataaaaattagcggcctgccaaaatttataaaattttttatatttacacgaTTTTATCCTACAAAGGATTATTATTAGATCAGTTACAAAAATCTAATAACTTGAGTCGATCTCAATCTCTATGACAGAATCAAACTCGTTGTCCGTCGCACTATCTTCGTCGATGTAGATGATCTCCCATCTGGCTGTAGTGGAAACAGATTAAACTCATAGAAAATCTGGTAGGTAGTTATTATGttcatttgaaaaataaatatgccaTTATTACAAACCACATATCGAAAACACTACCAAGAAACCCAATTTGAACAATATATTAATCAAAAGTCAATTATCAATATCCCTGCCCATGATAATAGAATGCCCCATACCAGGTAAAAGTTTTCTCAGCTTTACCTTAAAAGCTGTAGttggtttattgttttttttaatcgcTTCTGTGTTGGTtagttaacttaatttaatCGCCTAAAGCATATTACTTTTAGATTTCACATGCGAAATACATATATCGGTTGTAAAATATACAGTTAATCCATCGCAGGACATTTAAATGGTGAACTCAaagattatgaaaatattttggcttTTTTTGATCGCGGCCAATATAAGTGCAAACGAAACAAATGACGTCAAGACAATATTCGAGCAACTTGAAGTCGTTCCAGATGTTGTACCAAGTGCACCAAACCGGTTTCTAAAAGTATTgtcagaaactttaaattaaataaactttgaatttcaagattttttaaatatttaggtgACGTATGCCAACGACTTGGAAGTGAAAGCGGGCATAGAACTCACACCAACTCAAGTAAAGTCACAACCTGTGGTAGAATGGGAGGCGGATCAAGATTTATTTTACACACTTATAATGACAGATCCAGACGCACCAAGTCGCAATGCACCAAAATTTCGCGAGTTCAAACACTGGCTAGTGGGTAACATCCCAAACAATGATATTTCAAAAGGTGAAGTTCTAAGCGCTTATGTTGGCTCAGGACCTCCAAAAGATTCAGGACTGCATCGTTATGTATTCTTGCTGTACAAGCAGAATGGAAAGTTGGAATTCACTGAGGCAAGAGTTGGAAATAACAGCAGAGAAGAACGTCCTAATTTCCGTACAGCTAACTTTGCTTTAAAGTATGACCTTGATTATCCTGTAGCAGGCAACTTTTATCAAGCGCAATGGGATGAATATGTTCCCTTCGTTCATAAACAGCTTTCAGGCAACTAACACTATTTGATATATTGATTTGGTTTGTATtcaattgtaaataatttctttaattaaataacaCTTGTTCGGCtgctttcaaaattattattattctgtcTTGATTACCATAATgcctacatatatattatatatactaaaGTTAGCGTAGAAAATAACTCATTTCCCTGCTGCTGTCGCCAAAGGATTTCTCAAAACCAAAATCACTGAATCTCCGcgtaaaaacattttcgatatGAAACGATCTTTATTTACTGGTTTAACTTTCTTCTTGCCTTTTCCCGTACGAGGCAATTCAGTCCACATTTCCTTAACACTTTCGAGAACCATATTACAGTGGCGGTCGAAAGCCTTTACACGACCAAGCAGCTTCTTGTTATTGCGGCAGTTAATTAAAACTTGTGTATTGTTTTTCACCGATTGAGTGAGAACGGAAAGAGGGCCCGTGTTGAATTCTTCTTCCTCTTGGCGAGCAAGTTCCTCAGGTGTCAGTTCAGATTTTGGTTTTACAAGAGCCCTGCAAATCCATTTAAGGTTAAGTAACGCAAATATTATATCATTGTTTAGAACTTACATTGTTTCAATAATAAGTTGTTCGTATTGGTTAcaaaatttagataaaaaattttctcatacaaaactttttaataaacgtTTACAAATGTCACTCACTTAGGCAGGACGCGGTCTTTTTGACCAACCACATTTCAGGTACGAAATGAAACGAAACTAAATTCTTGCAGAACCGGGTGTTTCCAAAGCTAtaagattattatttttcaattccaCTCAATTATTTATACACCGAAAAATCATAAGGTCTCtcatcttttattaaaaaatgatcTTTAAGGGAACGGTTATCAAGAATAGttgtaaaaattgaagaaaaaatacttttataataacaaaataagtattttaatatatttttgacacaattATTGTGTACAGCTACTTTActaacaagaaaaataaaacatataacatACTATGATATAGGGGTGTATTGTCTGCACAATGTAACTAAtgacatttcttttatttattaaattttttttttataattcgcACAAATCTTAGggcgttttgttgttttaatggtTTCTttatccccgttaggatggtaagggttatctatgttgtcgtcgacgtcatctagcgggaaaagggtgttagatgagtaggTTTGGCAGGGCATGCATCAGTGTCAGGCGGAGACTCGTTGCTGagctcgttgcatgcaggacatatgtacattggatatgtcggggtctattctgcATAAGTAGGATTTTAACGTGCCACAGTATTCAGAACAAAgctgcgctagggtcactcgcgtttctcgcggcaactcaaGCTCTTCGTcagcaatgggtggtggtttgactccaagaacgccattcacgggaagggagtcggtgaaggtgttgatagctccactgtgaatggcagtCAGTACCTGTCAGAAGTAAGTTGCGTCTGAAGTCCGGTCGGCGGAATgtacgatgtcgtcgacgtagtcaaggtaagacctcttgatgctcctaggttTCTCTCCAAGTAGGTGGCTGCAAGCgtgatttctacgaaaacatccaaggagttcattatgctccttaactgggaggaCCGGTCGGCCGATAGCCTTGTATGTTggcaacaacgtttctttgtattttctccatgcggctagcgacttgaggatcttgCTGCGGCTCTGTTCCTTGACGACAATCGCGGTGGTATGGGGAGTGAAGGAGCATGGACTATCAAAagttacacctaaaatcttagggttattgacaatcggaattttgacgccctcgactgcaatattaaattcaagtctatactccttcgtccagttcgtaAAAATGGTCGTTGCGGCTTTGGTGGGGAAAGTGAGAGGTTCAGTGCAGTgtggaaacgagaaaggtcggagaggtagttgTTTACTTATGGGGTTTTCACAATGTCTGGTTAAGCGTGTAACCAGAACTTTGCCGACaacaagttgaaaaatttttttctcaatatctGGTTAACAACCATCTGTTAGTTAGTTCTGGTACAATTATCCTAAATAAGGCGTCATGGTTAGTTTCTAACCAGAACATTAAATGACAGCTGTCAACTGTAGAATCTATAAACAGTTCAAACGgggattttttattataaacatttgcattcctaatttacatacaaaaaatggatagtaacaTTTCTTTCGGCTGAAGCCATCATCCAGTTAAGTGGTCATCCCTCAATTACGTctcacgaatttaaggactttttaacccctccccacGTCCTTGACACAAGTagtcacattttgaactagatttgattaaaattataatataaaataaaataaagtacgattcgcaggTTTATTATTGcacgaagcaacttttgttgcggcaactcttggtttatggGTGAGGGCGCAACGAGGAGAGGAgtatcgcgccgagtttccagtgttcagcaactcgctttgtgttcttattcgtaacagttcgctacgacgtttttcggcattcgtgttctttctttcgtagtacatagttgcatttgcgtatattttttcgaaattaatattttgaatatatttaaaaaatttaatttcatcttttggtaagtaatttgcaaatatgtatacaaatatacataatataatttaaatattttagaaaatggagtatgacgaaaaaatcgaattaattaaagatattgtgaaatgtatggaggaagccatacaaattgattcagacgatagtgaaaagggtgatatatgtgaaGGTCTgttatataatctttgttttaattttgaattataaataaaatatatttcttaattgacagaactgattaatatatgtgatagagtggcccaaatacctataaggaaaaagaaacgtaAATGGtggacaatgggttaaagtaaagtgaaagagaatgagaaaaaaactcgatcagagttgcgcaacacaagttgctcgtgtgataTGCTGAATACAATGCTTACGACACGACATGGCatcacgacagtgaactgaaagcGGCGTTGAGCATCCTACTACATgaacgcatgtacacaagacaacacagctcttcattttgcatgtacagattttcgttgtggccatactaataccttgcacttcaatgaaattttaatattttgtccaagtgaaattttttatgcaaaaaataagtaaatagaaaatatttttttgttttaaattatcaattgttattacaaatgatataatagagctataatagagctattttatgcttttatttgtaaaataacgtcaagtttgtaagagctgtgaataattttacattttacatattagtggcatcaccactcttcctcatctctctatcttccattctactgtcaactagagatgagcgatattgcgatttttaaatcactgtgatttcagtgattgctatttttaattgctattgcgatcgcaactaagtcgacgttaaacggagaccttttttttgttgttgtttgtagcgGCAGATTTCTGCCGATTGACAGTGTtttggccgaatacaagtccgggtcccgtccagttacgtacacccgactgtcgtgggaacgactgaaccttttgtcgttattggcggaaaattctcttttggttcctgtaactcgagtcaagtttttacgcctttcttttcactacattttcgcaaatgttggagcggttcggctacctgaaacttagagcttattgcatagttcatttgtatgttggtatgatccgcttttaatattttcaaagaaaaaccataaactccataatccatcagaatgttttgaatacccgctaataatattttcaagaccaaattaataacgggagtttcctaatctttgggaaaatattaaaaacccgtaatttttttattccatattttttctgaaattaattagttacaattcttgttttcaacacaaaaagctttcaaatttggttttaacaataagtaaaattaaaaattttattaaaacaaattaaaatattccattttga contains the following coding sequences:
- the LOC105221914 gene encoding protein D3-like, with the protein product MVNSKIMKIFWLFLIAANISANETNDVKTIFEQLEVVPDVVPSAPNRFLKVTYANDLEVKAGIELTPTQVKSQPVVEWEADQDLFYTLIMTDPDAPSRNAPKFREFKHWLVGNIPNNDISKGEVLSAYVGSGPPKDSGLHRYVFLLYKQNGKLEFTEARVGNNSREERPNFRTANFALKYDLDYPVAGNFYQAQWDEYVPFVHKQLSGN
- the LOC105221915 gene encoding probable small nuclear ribonucleoprotein Sm D2, which produces MALVKPKSELTPEELARQEEEEFNTGPLSVLTQSVKNNTQVLINCRNNKKLLGRVKAFDRHCNMVLESVKEMWTELPRTGKGKKKVKPVNKDRFISKMFLRGDSVILVLRNPLATAAGK